Proteins from a single region of Streptomyces sp. Tu 3180:
- a CDS encoding ATP-binding protein, translated as MAYEPGTVWQYEVPTTGSTHLPPDAGYGKALTNQGYGFEVAIADLIDNSIDAGADEIVVHFLRDAKRILTLLIIDNGKGMDDAGLDAAMTVGRRRDYGESALGMYGTGLKAASLSHASSLTVVSRTKRSRAAGRRLTAEGIEDGFRCDTVDSRYAQELVDRYDGIIEWHGTIVRWDQVRAFETVTTGQSDHYLSKAIARLETHLGLYLHRFLQNGLKLDIAVWDVSSGEGRLGEEVDHIAVEALDPFGYKVPGKAGYPRTFTAPVEGLGDVQLTAHIWPAKSKQAGFRQIGSLADRQGFYFYRNDRLVQAGGWNGLRNPEGHLTLARVAVDLPSHENSVLSLDVKKESVTVTPAFTLGVEKAVDASGNTFHGFLNDAEAAYREGAKRTEIVRKAVTLPGKGIDPKVKRVIKEELPEKPGEELIAFSWVSLPGDKFFDLDRENNTVLLNKAFRSDFNDGRRGGSNDAPVTKTLLYLLLEDCFGLGRWERGRQDRVDYWNTILLAAAGAHRDRRAQATD; from the coding sequence ATGGCCTACGAGCCCGGCACCGTCTGGCAGTACGAGGTCCCCACGACCGGCAGCACCCACCTGCCCCCGGACGCCGGCTACGGCAAGGCTCTGACCAACCAGGGCTACGGCTTCGAGGTCGCCATCGCCGACCTGATCGACAACTCCATCGACGCCGGCGCTGACGAGATCGTCGTGCACTTCCTGCGCGACGCCAAGCGCATCCTCACCCTCCTGATCATCGACAACGGCAAGGGCATGGACGATGCAGGCCTGGACGCCGCCATGACGGTGGGACGGCGCCGGGACTACGGCGAGAGCGCCCTCGGCATGTACGGCACAGGCCTGAAGGCCGCTTCACTGTCCCACGCGTCGTCGCTGACCGTGGTCAGCCGTACCAAGCGCAGCCGTGCCGCAGGTCGCCGTCTCACCGCGGAGGGCATCGAGGACGGCTTCCGCTGTGACACCGTCGACTCTCGCTACGCACAGGAACTCGTGGACCGGTACGACGGCATCATCGAGTGGCACGGCACGATCGTGCGCTGGGACCAGGTGCGGGCCTTCGAGACGGTGACGACCGGCCAGAGCGACCACTATTTGTCAAAGGCGATCGCGCGTCTGGAAACGCATCTCGGCCTCTACCTGCACCGGTTCCTTCAGAACGGTCTCAAGCTCGACATCGCCGTGTGGGACGTGAGCAGCGGCGAGGGCCGGCTCGGCGAGGAAGTGGACCACATCGCTGTCGAGGCGCTGGACCCCTTCGGTTACAAGGTGCCCGGGAAAGCGGGCTACCCCCGTACGTTCACGGCTCCCGTAGAGGGCCTGGGAGACGTGCAGCTGACCGCACACATCTGGCCCGCCAAGTCGAAGCAGGCCGGCTTCCGGCAGATCGGATCCCTCGCCGACCGTCAGGGCTTCTACTTCTACCGCAACGACCGCCTCGTCCAGGCCGGTGGCTGGAACGGTCTCCGCAACCCTGAAGGTCACCTCACTCTTGCTCGCGTGGCCGTCGACCTTCCGTCCCACGAGAACAGTGTCCTGAGCCTCGACGTGAAGAAGGAGAGCGTGACCGTCACACCCGCCTTCACGCTCGGCGTCGAGAAAGCCGTGGACGCCTCCGGAAACACCTTCCACGGGTTCCTCAACGACGCCGAGGCCGCCTACCGGGAGGGCGCGAAGCGCACGGAGATCGTCCGCAAGGCCGTGACGCTCCCGGGCAAGGGGATAGACCCGAAGGTCAAGCGGGTCATCAAGGAGGAGCTGCCCGAGAAGCCGGGTGAGGAGCTCATCGCATTCTCCTGGGTCTCCCTTCCCGGTGACAAGTTCTTCGATCTGGACCGCGAGAACAACACCGTCCTCCTCAACAAGGCCTTCCGCAGCGACTTCAACGACGGGAGGCGCGGCGGAAGCAACGACGCCCCCGTCACGAAGACCTTGCTGTACCTGCTGCTCGAGGACTGCTTCGGTCTCGGGCGCTGGGAGCGTGGCCGCCAGGACCGGGTGGACTACTGGAACACCATCCTCCTGGCAGCGGCAGGCGCGCACCGCGACCGCCGTGCACAGGCAACCGACTGA
- a CDS encoding DUF3592 domain-containing protein, giving the protein MDQPWLTITLITAAGAVALGVKVLRLARGQRRALGRLGVRGVRTRGEVARGARREGTTVHPPQVRYKAPPVDRPDAPATQTYRRAPLNHESHLLHRGIPVVLRYDPGDPRRVVVVHTKDGRPGNVSYSATANTTWGIFFVLFGVAMGVGAFL; this is encoded by the coding sequence GTGGACCAGCCGTGGCTCACGATCACACTCATCACGGCCGCGGGCGCGGTGGCCCTGGGCGTCAAGGTCCTGCGCCTCGCCCGGGGCCAGCGCCGCGCCCTGGGCCGCCTCGGCGTCCGGGGCGTGCGCACCCGGGGGGAGGTGGCGCGCGGCGCCCGCCGCGAGGGGACCACCGTCCACCCCCCTCAGGTCCGCTACAAGGCCCCGCCCGTCGACCGTCCCGACGCCCCCGCCACCCAGACCTACCGCCGCGCCCCCCTCAACCACGAGTCCCACCTCCTGCACCGGGGCATCCCGGTCGTCCTGCGCTACGACCCGGGGGACCCGCGCCGGGTGGTGGTCGTCCACACCAAGGACGGCCGCCCGGGCAACGTCTCGTACTCGGCGACGGCCAACACGACGTGGGGGATCTTCTTCGTGCTGTTCGGGGTGGCGATGGGGGTGGGGGCGTTCCTGTGA
- a CDS encoding very short patch repair endonuclease codes for MSRQASKNTGAELAVRRLLHAAGLRYRVEYPVPGIPRRRIDVAFPRAKVAVLIDGCFWHGCPQHATQPKANAEWWRSKLDRNMARDRETTEHLLAAGWTVLRFWEHTPAEEIAATVRATVDREKRDRDLREQRAREQGRRKS; via the coding sequence ATGAGCAGGCAGGCGAGCAAAAACACGGGGGCCGAGCTGGCCGTACGACGGCTGCTGCACGCGGCCGGGCTGCGCTATCGCGTGGAGTACCCGGTACCGGGCATACCCAGGCGACGGATCGACGTGGCCTTCCCCCGGGCCAAGGTCGCCGTCCTCATCGACGGCTGCTTCTGGCACGGCTGCCCCCAGCACGCCACGCAGCCGAAGGCCAACGCTGAGTGGTGGCGGAGCAAGCTGGACCGGAACATGGCTCGCGACCGAGAGACCACCGAACACCTGCTGGCGGCGGGGTGGACAGTGCTGCGGTTCTGGGAGCACACGCCGGCGGAAGAGATCGCGGCGACCGTGCGTGCGACGGTGGATCGGGAGAAGCGGGACCGGGACCTGCGGGAGCAGAGGGCGCGAGAGCAAGGTCGCCGGAAGAGCTGA
- a CDS encoding DNA cytosine methyltransferase: MGDRLDFVDVCAGAGGLASGLESAGFSPVLLLDNKRQACETLLANRPHWNVVCEDLVDFLPDEHPQTLDVDLLSAGLPRVKASAAVARADSDQELRLLTATIYLVHSIQPRALLLENLPALVESPAYADIRDFVQKELTHLGYRFCWFVLNAADFGVPQERRQGVLVALREQWFHAFSLPEPTVDEHVPVGRALRRSMGARGWRDADAWASQASTVAPTLVGGSDKRGGADLGPSGTKRAWARMGVNAGALGDEVPGPDYVWPRSDDPAKMLKITVDQAALLQSFPPEWRVTGRKTVRYRQIGHATPPPVGKALGVAIATALRSPSRVQGDAPYTPRNAGYTSSP; this comes from the coding sequence GTGGGTGATCGACTCGATTTCGTGGACGTCTGTGCCGGTGCGGGCGGGTTGGCGTCGGGGTTGGAGAGTGCGGGTTTCTCACCGGTTCTCCTGCTCGACAACAAGCGTCAGGCGTGCGAGACGCTCCTGGCCAACCGTCCGCACTGGAACGTGGTCTGCGAGGACTTGGTCGATTTCCTCCCGGACGAGCACCCGCAGACCCTGGACGTGGATCTCCTGTCGGCTGGCCTGCCACGAGTGAAAGCATCGGCCGCGGTGGCACGTGCGGACAGCGATCAGGAGCTGCGACTCCTCACGGCCACGATCTATCTGGTCCACTCGATCCAGCCGCGGGCCCTGTTGCTGGAGAACTTGCCCGCCCTCGTCGAGTCACCGGCGTACGCCGACATCCGCGACTTCGTCCAGAAGGAACTCACGCACCTCGGCTACCGGTTCTGCTGGTTTGTGCTGAACGCGGCGGACTTCGGCGTGCCGCAAGAGCGCCGACAGGGCGTTCTCGTGGCCCTCAGGGAACAGTGGTTCCACGCCTTTTCCCTGCCCGAGCCGACGGTGGACGAGCATGTCCCGGTCGGTCGGGCACTGCGCCGGTCGATGGGGGCCCGGGGGTGGCGTGACGCGGACGCCTGGGCGTCTCAGGCGTCGACCGTGGCCCCCACTCTGGTCGGAGGCTCGGACAAACGTGGTGGCGCGGATCTCGGTCCGTCAGGCACCAAGCGGGCCTGGGCGCGGATGGGAGTGAACGCCGGCGCGCTGGGCGACGAGGTGCCGGGGCCTGATTACGTGTGGCCGCGCTCGGACGACCCGGCGAAGATGCTGAAAATCACAGTGGACCAGGCGGCCCTCCTGCAGTCGTTCCCTCCGGAGTGGCGCGTCACGGGCCGAAAGACGGTCCGGTACCGGCAGATCGGTCACGCCACTCCTCCACCGGTGGGCAAGGCGCTGGGTGTCGCCATCGCGACCGCCCTGCGTTCCCCGAGCCGAGTACAGGGAGACGCGCCCTATACACCTCGGAACGCCGGCTACACTTCAAGCCCATGA
- a CDS encoding alpha/beta hydrolase, producing the protein MPFITVGQENSAPIDLYYEDHGTGQPVVLIHGYPLDGHSWEKQAAALLEAGYRVITYDRRGFGRSSRPTTGYDYDTFAADLNTVLETLDLHDAVLVGFSMGTGEVGRYLGTYGSARIAKAAFLASLEPFLLKTDDNPEGVEGSVFEGIEQAVAADRYAYFTAFYRDFYNLDENLGTRISEEAVRNSWNVAAGASWYASLACVSTWTTDFRADIPKIDVPALILHGTADRILPIESTGEPFRRALPQAEYVVIEGAPHGLLWTHAREVTDALLAFLAK; encoded by the coding sequence ATGCCGTTCATCACCGTCGGCCAGGAGAACTCCGCCCCCATCGACCTCTACTACGAGGACCACGGCACCGGGCAGCCGGTCGTGCTGATCCACGGCTACCCGCTCGACGGCCACTCCTGGGAGAAGCAGGCCGCGGCCCTGCTGGAGGCCGGCTACCGCGTCATCACCTACGACCGGCGCGGTTTCGGCCGGTCCAGCCGGCCCACCACCGGCTACGACTACGACACCTTCGCCGCCGACCTGAACACCGTCCTGGAGACCCTCGACCTCCACGACGCCGTCCTCGTCGGCTTCTCCATGGGCACCGGCGAAGTCGGCCGCTACCTGGGCACCTACGGCTCCGCCCGCATCGCCAAGGCCGCCTTCCTCGCCTCGCTGGAGCCGTTCCTGCTCAAGACCGACGACAACCCCGAGGGGGTCGAAGGGAGCGTCTTCGAGGGCATCGAGCAGGCCGTCGCCGCCGACCGGTACGCCTACTTCACCGCGTTCTACCGGGACTTCTACAACCTGGACGAGAACCTCGGCACCCGCATCAGCGAGGAGGCCGTCCGCAACAGCTGGAACGTCGCCGCCGGCGCCTCCTGGTACGCCTCGCTGGCCTGCGTGTCGACCTGGACCACCGACTTCCGCGCCGACATCCCCAAGATCGACGTGCCGGCGCTGATCCTGCACGGCACCGCCGACCGCATCCTGCCGATCGAGTCCACCGGGGAGCCGTTCCGCCGGGCGCTCCCGCAGGCCGAGTACGTCGTGATCGAGGGCGCCCCGCACGGCCTGCTGTGGACCCACGCCCGGGAGGTCACCGACGCCCTGCTCGCCTTCCTGGCCAAGTAG
- a CDS encoding Z1 domain-containing protein gives MTNTPSGVLLDIHTSALAGMGSMPRHFERWAALAADDSHPDADLSEELFRSLLISGDDALIALWDRHLTAWDFAENPQWGADSPARTDERRAVVYERLRFGSELCKVLDEAVPVAKVPGATVITREFTPWYTAERAAARSFYWTAYEQKLRDKGWSEAAIAGLDQASRAVVERLTDPEQPAARQAKGLVVGYVQSGKTANFTGVTAKAIDAGYRLVIVLGGTLNLLRAQTQRRLDMELIGQENILRGADVTDVDSLVGVDYVGDDEDWPKFVQHGGRPSTLGAFDIERLTTRDNDYKSLAQGIRALEFEKRVPTRPLHDPANLHHAAARILVVKKNKAVLTKLVKDLKQIHGILGELPTLVIDDESDQASVNTSDPKKWERGSTERTAINGLISQLLGLLPRAQYVGYTATPFANVFIDPGDEEDIFPRDFLISLPRPTGYMGVQDFHDLDGVDGGEGEAEQRHVRGIYDSTGDRLQEALDAFVLTGALKCYRAAHGVPSASFRHHTMLVHESVRMAEHTALALRINTMWHNSAYTRPEGHARLASLFEKDFRPHADGATLPTPATYDELKPYLTDARHLINKGGGPVIVVNGDSERDYNQPDLDFDRTPNVWKILVGGTKLSRGFTVEGLTITYYRRTTQQADTLMQMGRWFGFRPGYRDLVRLYIGREETLGRNRNAKTVDLYEAFEAICRDEELFRTELARYAPMVNGRPQVTPAQIPPLVAQHLPWVKPSARNKMFNAQLVEVRSPGVWEEPTAYPEDPDALRHNTECWAPVLGALSHAPVSLGVAGGPQYDARVGTVSHQDLLAVLCDLRWSAPGQFSPHLEFLLDAGRESGTIDDWVVIAPMQTSARRNEGRILGHGPFSLARRKRRRGSLFGAIRDPKHVAAVTRLAGASGLTGNSAVEQHVRPRRGALVLYPLVESEPRILSDGSIDPRDLVMAFAFVAPPSTAQDDRPLVRFRAIDSTRAEAAIIERDDLRA, from the coding sequence ATGACCAACACTCCGTCCGGCGTGCTCCTCGACATCCACACCTCCGCGTTGGCGGGGATGGGCAGCATGCCGCGTCACTTCGAACGCTGGGCGGCGCTTGCCGCAGATGACTCCCACCCCGACGCGGACCTGAGCGAGGAGCTGTTCCGCTCCCTGCTCATCAGCGGTGACGACGCGCTGATCGCCCTGTGGGACCGCCACCTGACCGCCTGGGACTTCGCGGAGAACCCGCAGTGGGGAGCGGACTCCCCGGCACGCACCGACGAGCGGCGTGCCGTGGTGTACGAACGGCTCCGGTTCGGAAGTGAACTGTGCAAGGTCCTGGACGAGGCCGTACCCGTGGCGAAGGTGCCCGGTGCGACGGTGATCACCCGGGAGTTCACCCCGTGGTACACCGCGGAACGTGCGGCGGCCAGGTCCTTCTACTGGACGGCGTACGAGCAGAAGCTCCGCGACAAGGGATGGTCCGAGGCCGCCATCGCCGGCCTCGACCAGGCGAGTCGGGCGGTCGTCGAGCGCCTCACCGATCCCGAACAGCCGGCGGCCCGACAAGCGAAGGGCCTGGTCGTCGGCTATGTCCAGTCCGGCAAGACGGCGAACTTCACCGGCGTGACCGCGAAGGCCATCGACGCCGGTTACCGTCTCGTCATCGTCCTCGGGGGCACCCTCAACCTGCTGCGCGCCCAGACCCAGCGGCGCCTCGACATGGAGCTGATCGGCCAGGAGAACATCCTGCGGGGCGCGGACGTCACAGACGTGGACTCCCTGGTCGGTGTGGACTACGTGGGTGACGACGAGGACTGGCCGAAGTTCGTACAGCACGGTGGCCGTCCCTCCACACTCGGCGCGTTCGACATCGAGCGCCTGACCACCCGCGACAACGACTACAAGAGCCTGGCCCAGGGCATCCGGGCGCTGGAGTTCGAGAAGCGCGTCCCCACTCGCCCGCTGCACGATCCGGCGAACCTCCACCACGCCGCAGCGCGGATCCTCGTGGTGAAGAAGAACAAGGCCGTCCTCACGAAGCTCGTCAAGGACCTCAAGCAGATCCACGGGATCCTGGGAGAGCTGCCGACCCTCGTCATCGACGACGAGTCCGACCAGGCCTCCGTGAACACCTCGGACCCGAAGAAGTGGGAACGGGGAAGCACTGAGCGCACGGCCATCAACGGCCTGATATCCCAGCTCCTGGGACTGCTTCCGCGCGCCCAGTACGTCGGCTACACCGCGACTCCCTTCGCCAACGTCTTCATCGACCCGGGCGACGAGGAGGACATCTTCCCGCGCGACTTCCTGATCTCCCTCCCCCGCCCCACCGGTTACATGGGTGTTCAGGACTTCCACGACCTGGACGGTGTCGACGGTGGTGAGGGCGAGGCCGAGCAGAGGCACGTCCGCGGGATCTACGACTCCACGGGCGACCGTCTTCAGGAAGCCCTGGACGCCTTCGTCCTCACGGGCGCTCTGAAGTGCTACCGCGCCGCCCACGGCGTCCCCTCCGCCTCGTTCCGGCACCACACGATGCTCGTGCACGAATCGGTCCGCATGGCCGAGCACACCGCGCTCGCCCTGCGCATCAACACCATGTGGCACAACTCCGCGTACACGCGCCCGGAGGGCCACGCACGCCTGGCCTCCCTCTTCGAGAAGGACTTCCGTCCCCACGCGGACGGAGCCACCCTGCCCACCCCCGCGACGTACGACGAACTGAAGCCGTACCTCACCGATGCACGCCACCTCATCAACAAGGGCGGCGGCCCCGTCATCGTCGTCAACGGCGACAGCGAACGCGACTACAACCAGCCCGACCTGGACTTCGATCGCACCCCGAACGTCTGGAAGATCCTGGTCGGCGGCACGAAGCTGTCCCGTGGCTTCACGGTCGAGGGCCTGACGATCACGTACTACCGTCGCACGACGCAACAGGCCGACACCTTGATGCAGATGGGTCGGTGGTTCGGTTTCCGGCCCGGGTACCGCGACCTCGTCCGCCTCTACATCGGCCGGGAGGAGACTCTCGGCCGTAACCGCAACGCCAAGACGGTCGACCTGTACGAGGCCTTCGAGGCGATCTGCCGCGACGAGGAGCTCTTCCGTACCGAACTGGCCCGCTACGCCCCCATGGTGAACGGCCGCCCTCAGGTCACTCCTGCCCAGATCCCGCCGCTGGTGGCCCAGCACCTGCCGTGGGTGAAGCCGTCGGCTCGGAACAAGATGTTCAACGCGCAGCTGGTGGAGGTGCGATCGCCGGGAGTCTGGGAGGAGCCCACGGCCTATCCCGAGGACCCTGACGCCCTGCGCCACAACACGGAGTGCTGGGCACCGGTTCTCGGGGCTCTGTCGCACGCTCCCGTCTCGCTCGGCGTGGCCGGCGGTCCGCAGTACGACGCACGGGTGGGCACGGTGTCGCACCAAGACCTGCTCGCGGTGCTGTGCGACCTGCGCTGGTCCGCCCCGGGGCAGTTCTCACCCCACTTGGAATTCTTGCTGGACGCCGGGCGGGAATCCGGCACGATCGACGACTGGGTCGTGATCGCTCCGATGCAGACGTCCGCCCGCCGGAACGAGGGCCGCATCCTAGGACACGGTCCCTTCTCCCTCGCACGCCGTAAGCGCCGCCGCGGCTCGCTGTTCGGCGCGATCCGTGACCCGAAGCACGTCGCCGCGGTGACGCGCCTGGCAGGTGCCTCGGGCCTGACCGGAAACTCGGCTGTCGAGCAACACGTCCGTCCGCGTCGGGGTGCGTTGGTGCTCTATCCCTTGGTGGAATCCGAGCCCCGGATCCTGTCCGACGGTTCGATCGATCCGCGTGACCTCGTCATGGCCTTCGCCTTCGTCGCACCGCCGTCGACGGCGCAGGACGACCGTCCCTTGGTGCGGTTCCGTGCGATCGACTCGACCAGGGCGGAAGCTGCGATCATCGAGCGTGACGACCTACGTGCGTGA
- a CDS encoding MFS transporter: MTGTDSSPATTRTDAPAAVRPDTPAPRQDPPPRPGATLALTSAATAVALMTYTAPIVTLPDTAAALHTPLSAQAWLLNGTPLGLAALLLVAGSLADDHGRRRIFVSGTLALGVTTALGALATTTWLFTLARVAQGAASAALLASSLGLIVHAFPTPAGRLRATGVWGAFVTGGIAVGPLLAAGIPDWRAVYGVLGAAALIAAVLGSRALTESRSPRGGRPDFAGAVTFGLALVCLVAALTLGRDGWLRTPVWLLLAAAVALLAVFAAVERRTGTPMIDLSLLRRPGFLASSVGGLFTGLSVIGLFSFLPAVLQRSLGMSAMDTAWLTLLWAGLAFVVALQARRLAGRVPTRVQLAIAFVLHAAGVLTMLGAVGAGSAARFVPGMLVAGVGSGLLNAALPLLAVESVPPARAAMGSGAQQTFRYVGSCAGVALTIAVATSSSGGPARGTDIAMVVSAVLALVAAVAVVGLRERA; the protein is encoded by the coding sequence ATGACCGGCACCGACTCCTCCCCCGCGACCACGCGGACCGACGCCCCCGCGGCCGTACGGCCGGACACCCCCGCCCCCCGCCAGGACCCGCCCCCGCGCCCCGGCGCCACCCTCGCCCTGACCAGCGCCGCCACCGCCGTGGCGCTGATGACGTACACCGCGCCGATCGTCACGCTCCCCGACACCGCGGCCGCCCTGCACACCCCGCTGTCCGCCCAGGCCTGGCTGCTCAACGGCACCCCGCTGGGCCTCGCCGCCCTGCTCCTGGTCGCCGGCAGCCTCGCCGACGACCACGGCCGCCGCCGGATCTTCGTCTCCGGCACGCTCGCCCTCGGCGTCACCACCGCACTGGGCGCCCTCGCCACCACCACCTGGCTGTTCACCCTGGCCCGTGTCGCCCAGGGCGCGGCCAGCGCGGCACTGCTGGCCAGCAGCCTCGGCCTGATCGTGCACGCCTTCCCGACACCGGCCGGCCGGCTGCGGGCGACGGGGGTGTGGGGCGCGTTCGTCACCGGCGGCATCGCGGTGGGCCCGCTGCTCGCCGCGGGGATACCCGACTGGCGCGCGGTGTACGGCGTCCTGGGCGCCGCCGCACTGATCGCCGCCGTCCTCGGCAGCCGCGCGCTCACCGAGTCGCGCTCCCCGCGCGGAGGCCGGCCGGACTTCGCCGGGGCCGTCACCTTCGGCCTGGCCCTCGTCTGCCTGGTCGCGGCCCTCACCCTGGGCCGGGACGGCTGGCTGCGCACACCGGTGTGGCTGCTGCTCGCGGCGGCCGTCGCGCTCCTGGCCGTGTTCGCCGCGGTGGAGCGCCGCACGGGCACCCCCATGATCGACCTGTCCCTGCTCCGCCGCCCCGGCTTCCTCGCCTCCTCCGTCGGCGGCCTGTTCACGGGTCTGTCGGTGATCGGCCTGTTCAGCTTCCTGCCGGCGGTGCTCCAGCGCAGCCTCGGCATGTCCGCGATGGACACGGCATGGCTGACCCTGCTGTGGGCGGGCCTCGCCTTCGTCGTCGCCCTCCAGGCCCGCCGCCTGGCCGGCCGCGTCCCCACCCGCGTCCAGCTGGCGATCGCCTTCGTCCTGCACGCGGCCGGCGTCCTGACGATGCTGGGCGCGGTCGGCGCGGGCTCCGCGGCCCGCTTCGTCCCGGGCATGCTCGTCGCCGGGGTCGGCAGCGGCCTGCTCAACGCGGCGCTCCCGCTGCTCGCCGTCGAATCGGTCCCGCCGGCCCGGGCCGCGATGGGCTCCGGCGCCCAGCAGACCTTCCGCTACGTCGGCTCCTGCGCCGGCGTCGCCCTGACCATCGCCGTCGCGACCTCCTCGAGCGGCGGACCGGCCCGGGGCACGGACATCGCGATGGTGGTCTCCGCGGTCCTGGCACTGGTGGCGGCGGTGGCGGTCGTGGGCCTGCGGGAACGGGCGTGA
- a CDS encoding SEC-C domain-containing protein, translating to MRPDTPAENVDHTTEAARLERTADLYPEDAEALLLRAAAHRELSGDRPAATALYDRLLSSGTPLDAPFLVRALKASNLWEYGHEAEARAIIDGIRTASPRDAAPWVIVAEALEAHDELEQAHETFTEAVRLLLTGAGEPPRATHPLLFGRHRVRRMLGAAHDEWDALADSVHTLPITLDELHDPKRVWSLGSENPVELQAEITRLRAELGAYREALSRPFPVAILHWPADELAELTQAYPSLTQEYPSYGEHLAAVEGALRELAASGTPNLGVVTGTVPSYEAFAASEGATPGDATLLPQYATTLAARGRAVAWPPERGAQCWCGSGRPYGECHGTA from the coding sequence ATGCGCCCCGACACGCCTGCCGAAAACGTCGACCACACCACCGAGGCCGCCCGCCTGGAGCGGACCGCCGACCTCTACCCCGAGGACGCCGAGGCCCTGCTGCTGCGGGCCGCCGCCCACCGCGAACTCTCCGGCGACCGCCCCGCCGCGACCGCCCTCTACGACCGCCTGCTGTCCTCCGGCACCCCGCTGGACGCCCCCTTCCTGGTCCGCGCCCTGAAGGCCTCGAACCTCTGGGAGTACGGCCACGAGGCGGAGGCCCGCGCGATCATCGACGGCATCCGCACGGCGTCCCCGCGCGACGCGGCCCCCTGGGTGATCGTCGCGGAGGCCCTGGAGGCCCACGACGAGCTGGAGCAGGCACACGAGACGTTCACGGAGGCGGTCCGCCTCCTCCTGACCGGTGCCGGGGAACCCCCGCGCGCCACCCACCCGCTCCTCTTCGGCCGCCACCGCGTCCGCAGGATGCTCGGCGCGGCGCACGACGAGTGGGACGCCCTGGCCGACTCCGTCCACACCCTCCCGATCACCCTGGACGAGCTCCACGACCCCAAGCGGGTGTGGTCCCTGGGCTCGGAGAACCCGGTGGAGCTCCAGGCGGAGATCACGCGGCTGCGGGCGGAGCTGGGCGCGTACCGGGAGGCCCTGTCCCGCCCCTTCCCGGTGGCGATCCTCCACTGGCCGGCGGACGAACTGGCGGAACTGACCCAGGCGTACCCGTCCCTGACGCAGGAGTACCCGTCCTACGGGGAGCACCTCGCGGCCGTGGAGGGGGCCCTGCGGGAGCTGGCGGCGTCGGGCACGCCGAACCTGGGCGTCGTCACGGGCACGGTCCCGTCGTACGAGGCCTTCGCGGCGTCGGAGGGGGCGACGCCCGGCGACGCGACGCTGCTGCCGCAGTACGCGACGACGCTGGCGGCCCGGGGCCGGGCGGTCGCCTGGCCGCCGGAGCGGGGCGCGCAGTGCTGGTGCGGGTCGGGCCGCCCGTACGGGGAGTGCCACGGGACCGCGTGA